Proteins encoded together in one Bos indicus isolate NIAB-ARS_2022 breed Sahiwal x Tharparkar chromosome 25, NIAB-ARS_B.indTharparkar_mat_pri_1.0, whole genome shotgun sequence window:
- the CD19 gene encoding B-lymphocyte antigen CD19 — protein MPPPLLFLLLFLTPVGVRPEDPRLVEAKEGGDAVLPCLEGSSAGPPEQLAWFRGSQTTPFLNLSLGLPGLGIHVGPLGTLKEPQGTLLFLFNVSKHMGGFYLCQPGLSSEQGWQPSWTVSVQGSGKLFRWNASDLNDPSCDLRNKTSKGPRSSSGHPTKSQLNVWGTDHFKEISHADLPCAPPNSTLNHSDNRDLTVAPGSTLLLSCGASHTSLVRGSVSWIHKYPMKPEVKLLSLYVSEHAQLREMWVMGTLGGKVVLLLPEATAQDADIYRCNHGNKTTQMQLKVTAQSVWHWLLETGVWKVPVVTLIYLIFCLTSLVGFLYLRRALILRRKRKRMTDPNRRFFKVTPPPGNGANSQYGNMLSLSMPHSGTGRALRWAAGLGAAAPSYGNPRSDVQEARAAGSRSPPGPGPEEEEGEAYEEPDSEEGSEFYENDSNLGQDQLSQDGSGYENPEEGSLDPQDEDSFSNGAESYENEDEELAPTVTRTTDLLSPHGSAWDPSREAASLGSQSYEDMRGILYAAPQLRFVRAQPGANHEEDADSYENMDNPDGPEPAWGGGARIGWSTR, from the exons ATGCCAcctcctctcctctttctcctcctcttccttaccCCTGTAGGAGTCAGGCCCGAGGATCCACGCCTAGTGGAGGCTAAAG agGGAGGCGATGCTGTGCTGCCATGCCTCGAAGGTTCCTCGGCTGGTCCCCCTGAACAACTGGCCTGGTTTCGGGGCTCCCAAACAACACCCTTCTTAAATTTGAGCCTAGGGTTACCAGGCCTGGGCATCCATGTGGGGCCTCTGGGCACCCTGAAGGAGCCCCAGGGAACCCTGCTGTTCCTCTTCAATGTCTCCAAACATATGGGGGGCTTCTACCTGTGCCAGCCAGGCCTGTCTTCTGAGCAGGGCTGGCAGCCCAGCTGGACAGTCAGCGTGCAGGGCAGCG GGAAACTGTTCCGGTGGAATGCTTCAGACCTCAATGACCCAAGCTGTGACCTGAGGAACAAAACCTCGAAGGGCCCCAGGTCTTCTTCTGGTCACCCCACAAAGTCCCAGCTGAATGTGTGGGGCACGGACCACTTTAAGGAGATCTCACACGCAGACCTGCCCTGTGCTCCACCTAACAGCACATTGAACCACAGCGACAACCGTG ATCTCACTGTGGCCCCGGGCTCCACGCTCTTGCTGTCCTGTGGGGCCTCCCATACCTCCCTGGTCAGAGGCTCCGTCTCCTGGATCCACAAGTATCCCATGAAGCCTGAGGTCAAACTGCTGAGCCTATATGTCAGCGAACATGCCCAGCTCAGAGAGATGTGGGTCATGGGCACCCTTGGGGGAAAGGTGGTTCTGTTACTGCCTGAAGCTACAGCTCAAGATGCTGACATCTATCGTTGTAACCACGGCAACAAGACCACCCAGATGCAGCTGAAGGTCACTGCCCAGTCAG TATGGCATTGGCTGCTGGAGACTGGTGTCTGGAAAGTCCCTGTTGTGACTTTAATTTATCTGATCTTCtgcctgacttccctggtgggttttCTTTATCTTCGAAGAG CCCTGATcctgaggaggaaaagaaagcgAATGACAGATCCCAATAGAAG GTTCTTCAAAGTGACGCCTCCCCCGGGAAACGGGGCCAACAGCCAGTACGGAAACATGCTTTCCCTCTCCATGCCCCACTCTGGCACGG GACGCGCCCTGCGGTGGGCTGCGGGCCTCGGAGCCGCCGCGCCGTCCTACGGAAACCCACGCAGCGACGTCCAGGAGGCCAGAGCCGCGGGGTCCCGGAGCCCGCCAGGACCTG GCCcagaagaagaggaaggggaggccTACGAGGAGCCGGACAGTGAAGAGGGCTCCGAGTTTTACGAGAACGACTCCAACCTTGGGCAGGACCAACTCTCCCAGG ATGGCAGCGGCTATGAGAACCCTGAGGAAGGGAGCTTGGATCCTCAGGATGAAGACTCCTTCTCTAACG GAGCTGAGTCTTACGAGAATGAAGATGAAGAACTGGCCCCTACCGTCACCAGGACAACAG acttGCTGAGCCCCCATGGATCAGCCTGGGACCCCAGCAGAGAGGCAGCCTCCCTTG GGTCCCAATCCTATGAGGATATGAGAGGGATCTTGTATGCAGCTCCCCAGCTCCGCTTCGTtcgagcccagcctggtgctaaTCATGAGGAAG ATGCAGACTCTTATGAGAACATGGATAATCCCGATGGACCAGAACCGGCATGGGGAGGAGGGGCTCGAATAGGGTGGAGCACTAGGTGA